One part of the Ancylomarina subtilis genome encodes these proteins:
- a CDS encoding lytic transglycosylase domain-containing protein yields MFKNNITKNILLTLALLACGYVVAQLFNYSILSDDNNEHIGTEYMDKYNVYAIQIPNQLQFAEEEVPLDRWDVKESLDRELLVNTYWQSQTLLFLKRANRYFPIIEPILKKENVPDDFKYLALIESGLIPTVVSPAGAVGVWQFMAPTAKDYKLEVNKEIDERYNIEKSTYAACKYLKDSYEKFGSWSLVAASYNAGRSHILSQMKLQDAGNYYDLLLGEESARYMFRIVAAKLIMENPQNFGFKFRECDLYPNIPTRKLKIKTGIKDFALFAKENGVNYKLLKFFNPWLRKPYLTNKYKKEYEITLPAKGYINFAFSEYKTSQEKKN; encoded by the coding sequence GGCCTGTGGTTATGTCGTGGCTCAGTTGTTTAATTACTCAATATTGTCAGATGACAATAACGAACATATTGGAACTGAATATATGGACAAGTATAATGTCTATGCGATCCAAATTCCCAACCAGCTTCAGTTTGCAGAGGAAGAAGTTCCTCTTGATCGCTGGGATGTAAAAGAATCCCTTGATAGAGAATTACTCGTAAACACCTATTGGCAATCGCAAACCCTACTGTTTTTAAAACGAGCCAACCGCTATTTCCCAATAATAGAACCCATTCTTAAAAAAGAAAATGTTCCCGACGATTTTAAATATCTAGCCTTAATTGAAAGTGGCTTAATACCTACAGTTGTTTCTCCAGCTGGCGCTGTTGGTGTGTGGCAATTTATGGCTCCAACGGCTAAAGACTATAAACTGGAAGTGAACAAAGAAATTGACGAACGTTACAATATTGAGAAATCAACCTATGCTGCTTGTAAATATTTAAAAGATTCTTACGAAAAATTCGGTTCATGGTCTTTGGTTGCGGCCTCCTATAATGCAGGACGTTCGCATATTTTATCACAAATGAAACTTCAGGATGCAGGAAATTATTACGATTTATTACTAGGCGAGGAATCGGCTCGTTACATGTTCCGAATTGTAGCTGCAAAACTCATTATGGAAAATCCTCAGAATTTCGGCTTCAAGTTTCGCGAGTGTGATCTATACCCAAATATTCCGACCCGCAAGCTTAAAATTAAAACCGGGATTAAGGATTTTGCTCTTTTTGCTAAAGAAAATGGGGTCAATTACAAACTTTTGAAATTCTTTAATCCCTGGCTTAGAAAGCCCTATCTCACAAATAAATATAAAAAAGAGTACGAAATTACACTTCCTGCCAAAGGATATATTAATTTTGCATTTTCTGAATACAAAACGTCTCAAGAAAAAAAGAACTAG